The following nucleotide sequence is from Desulfovibrio sp. JC022.
TTCGGTTTCCATGTTCGGAGTATCCTTTCAACAGGGCTCTGAAAATTCGGGATTCTCGGAAAGGGATAACGTTTACCAGACCAGTATGCGCATGCCCAAACCGGAAACGGTATTCAACCTGACCATCAAAACCGGCACCAAGGACAACGACCTCGGTGCCTTCATAGAACGCAACTACACCACCGCCGCTTACTTACAAGGCAGCGGCAATGTCATAAAATGTATCAAGGCCGTAGATGTAACCGTTGCCAAACAACATACGTCCGTATCCGATGTGAACTTTTACAACAGCCTGATCAATGCTCTTTCCGATCTGGATTCCTGCAAACGTTAACCGGAACGCAGCCAAGGAGATTCCATGAAAAAAAAATCAACAATTGCACTTATCATTTCCGCCCTGCTGGTGCTATCCTTTGCCACTGCCGGAGTATGCGGCAGCAAAGACGGATACAAAATTTACAAAAAAACCGGAAAGCCGACCATCGTATTTTCGCTGGTTCCCCGCATCAAAGGGGAAAATCTTTCCCCGCAGGAATGCGAAAACCTGATTCGTAACCTGAACAAGTCATTGCAGCAGGAGTTCAACGAAGCCGGGTTTCAAACCCACCGCGACCGCATGATTACCGGATTCCTGCTGGATTCCTGCAAACGTTCATACGCAACCTCTCAGCAGACTGTAACCGAGGATGAAATCATAAGCATCGCCCGTGACAACGCTGTAGACTACGTGGTTATCGGCGCATCTGAAGTTGATATTGAATATGATGAAGATTATGAGCAATACTCAGCTCTGGTGGACATCAACGGCGATTTTCTCGGAGTGGAATTCGACCCGCCCACCTCATACGCCCTGAACCTGACCGGGGAATACATGCACCCCAAGAAAGATAGGCTGATCAAACTTGCTGTTATCGATATTGCACGCAAAATTGCCCGCTTAAGGACAATCGACACCGTACTGACCCACTGGCAGGAAAATAATAAGAAAAGATAAACCATATAACTAAACGTTACAACAAAGCAAAAGTCCCGTCATACACTTTATGGCGGGACTTGATTTTTATTCTAAAAAAACATACATACATATCCTGCAAGAATTTAACCCATATCGTTATCTCATTTTTCATCTCTCAAACAATGATCAACATCACAACCTCGGAGGATATGATGAAATCTTGGATTATCAAGATTACCTTTCTGTTATGCCTTGTAGTATTTATTCCCGCCACTGCATCTGCTGGTGATAAAATTAAATTCGGGGTTCCACCATGGCCCGGAGTCACAGTTAAAAGTAACGTTGTAGTACAGCTGCTCTCAGCCATGGGCTATGAAAGCGAAATGCTCGAAGTAGGCCCTCCTATTATCTACAAGAGCATGACCCTAAATGATATGGACGTATTTCTTGCAGGATGGACCCCCCAACAAAATCCCATGCTCGACCCACTTGTAAAAGAAGGTAAGGCTATCAAAGTACGCACAAACTTGAGCGATGCCCTTATCGGGGTATGCGTTTCAAAAGCAGCATGGGACGGCGGCGTAAAATCCGTTGCGGATCTTAATAAGCACTCAGAAAAATTTAATAAAACCATTTATGACATTGAACCAGGGTCAGGTATGCATACTGCCATGACTAAAATGATCGACAACAACGTCGGTCAACTCGGAAACTGGGAACATGTGG
It contains:
- a CDS encoding glycine betaine ABC transporter substrate-binding protein, whose protein sequence is MKSWIIKITFLLCLVVFIPATASAGDKIKFGVPPWPGVTVKSNVVVQLLSAMGYESEMLEVGPPIIYKSMTLNDMDVFLAGWTPQQNPMLDPLVKEGKAIKVRTNLSDALIGVCVSKAAWDGGVKSVADLNKHSEKFNKTIYDIEPGSGMHTAMTKMIDNNVGQLGNWEHVGTTTPVMLAEAANRIKQDKWVVFGCWKPHWMTVQMDIKFLNAIPGTEDLISASDVYTVTRAGFAEQYPEVQKLLENFVISSKTQSAWINDHGYKNQDAADVASNWIAQNLPEVKKWLKNVRTTSGEDAFEAVKAKYNK